One part of the Rutidosis leptorrhynchoides isolate AG116_Rl617_1_P2 chromosome 1, CSIRO_AGI_Rlap_v1, whole genome shotgun sequence genome encodes these proteins:
- the LOC139889766 gene encoding uncharacterized protein has protein sequence MASMGFGAKWRKWILSCLKSASISILVNGSPTREFSIGSGVRQGDPLVKGKSPKSCLYGVGVNSVEIEALARRMGCQAGNFPFIYLGLPIGTNMKKFSDWAPVIEKFKKRLSKWKMK, from the exons ATGGCTAGTATGGGATTCGGGGCTAAATGGAGGAAGTGGATCTTATCTTGTCTAAAATCGGCTAGCATATCCATTTTAGTAAATGGATCTCCAACTCGTGAGTTTTCTATTGGTAGTGGTGTTCGACAAGGCGATCCCTT GGTTAAAGGTAAATCTCCAAAAAGTTGTCTTTATGGCGTTGGTGTCAACTCGGTCGAAATTGAAGCTCTTGCTAGACGTATGGGTTGTCAAGCCGGGAATTTTCCCTTTATTTATCTTGGCCTTCCTATTGGTACTAATATGAAAAAATTTAGTGATTGGGCGCCGGTTATTGAAAAATTCAAGAAAAGGTTATCGAAATGGAAGATGAAATAG
- the LOC139889779 gene encoding uncharacterized protein, translating into MDKYLKRKEPSSSTPINHIEIDDLPWDPCDRPRILQYHPNQRDEIRRQYWIMGPTQPRGHDFPKKNGRRFVKAWFDKYSNWIEYSVKSDRAFCLCCYLFRDHIGLQGGNEAFVTEGFNGWNKTERLKDHVDILLDTDKERVQREIGNGLIETGKGLNQELSFIRPGDTRWNSHYKTLLRLVEMYPSIIKVLEYVKEEGVNDIQIQEFGDCFSEASTELLNSMAALNPRDSFSMFDVSKLLRLSQFYPKDFSSLEMIELEEQLDMYHHSVRHDERFDNLVGIAYLARVMVETRKYLSYPLVYRLLKLALVLPIATATVERCFSAMKIIKSNLRNRIGEDFLNACVICAVEREALAKVKDEDVIQRFQKMRDRKGKFQCIFSPPLLLNLGSATVINHEQEETFINNKTKKQREPG; encoded by the exons ATGGACAAGTATTTAAAAAGAAAAGAACCATCTTCGTCGACGCCAATTAATCATATTGAAATCGATGATCTTCCATGGGACCCGTGTGATAGACCAAGAATTTTGCAATATCACCCTAATCAAAGAGATGAGATAAGGAGACAGTACTGGATTATGGGACCTACTCAACCACGTGGTCATGATTTTCCAAAAAAGAACGGTAGACGTTTTGTTAAAGCTTGGTTCGATAAATATAGTAATTGGATTGAGTATAGTGTTAAGTCGGATAGAGCATTTTGCTTGTGTTGTTACTTATTTAGAGATCATATTGGGCTCCAAGGCGGTAATGAGGCATTTGTGACAGAAGGGTTTAATGGATGGAACAAGACAGAGAGACTTAAAGATCACGTTG ATATATTGCTAGATACGGATAAAGAGAGGGTACAAAGAGAAATTGGCAATGGTTTAATTGAAACGGGAAAAGGATTGAATCAAGAGCTTTCTTTTATACGACCCGGAGATACACGATGGAATTCTCACTATAAAACACTTTTGCGCTTGGTTGAAATGTATCCATCAATTATTAAAGTCCTTGAATATGTTAAAGAGGAGGGAGTCAACG ATATACAAATTCAAGAGTTCGGTGATTGTTTTAGTGAAGCTAGTACCGAGTTACTCAATAGTATGGCGGCGTTGAATCCACGCGATTCATTTTCAATGTTTGATGTATCGAAATTACTAAGGTTGAGTCAGTTTTATCCAAAAGATTTTAGTAGTTTGGAGATGATTGAGCTTGAAGAACAACTTGACATGTACCATCATAGTGTCCGACACGATGAAAGATTTGATAATTTGGTTGGCATTGCCTACCTTGCTAGAGTGATGGTGGAAACAAGAAAATATCTATCTTATCCGTTGGTTTATCGGTTATTGAAGCTAGCATTGGTTTTGCCCATTGCAACCGCAACCGTTGAGAGATGCTTCTCGGCGATGAAAattataaaatcaaatttacgcAATCGCATTGGGGAGGACTTTTTGAATGCTTGTGTAATATGTGCGGTAGAAAGAGAAGCTCTCGCCAAAGTTAAAGATGAAGATGTAATTCAACGTTTTCAAAAGATGCGTGACCGTAAAGGAAAG TTCCAGTGCA TTTTTTCGCCCCCATTATTATTGAATCTTGGTTCCGCCACTGTCATTAATCATG agcaAGAAGAGACTTTCATAAACAACAAAACGAAGAAACAAAGAGAACCCGGCTAA